The bacterium genomic sequence AATGACCCAGACCTTGCCGACATTGCCCGCCTCATCAATGTAAAGCCCGATGGAGCAGGTGCCGGACCAACCCTCCGCCTTGAGCGCGGGAGGGTACACGGGATCCGGGGCGGAAATCTTTTCGGGTTGGGTTTGGTTGGTATTGTCGGCGGCGGCAGCGGTCTCGTCAGTGGTGATGTAGTCGGCGGCGGCGCTGGGGGCGTTGCGGGCTTCGTTAGCGTGGCTGATAGCGGCGCTGAGTGCGTTATCGAGGTAGTCCTGGGCATCTGAGATAGCGGCATCCAAGATAACGTCGATGAGTTGCTCATAGGCGGAGCTGTAGTAATTACCGGCTACCGCTTCAGCCTTATAGGTATTGTGTTCGTTATAGGCAGCTTCAACCCTTGCTGAATATTCGGCGTAGGCTTTATCGGCATATATCTTATAGGTGGCGTCGTACGCGGCGTTGGCCTTCTCATTCCTTTCATGGGCGGCTGCTCTTGCAATTAAATCGTTTTCGGCGGCCCAGTCGGCGGCGTAATCTTCAATAATCTTCCTGTAACCGGGGGAGTCTAAGGTTCTGGGTGTGGCGATGGCCTCATATTCTGCGTAAGCAGCATGGGCGGCAGCGAGAGCGGCCTCGTCGAGGGCAGCGGTGTAAACGGCATAGGCGGAGGCTCGTGCTGCCTCGTCGGGGGCAGCGGCGTATACGTCGTAGGCGTTGACTAGGGCATCGTAGGCGGCTTTGGCATAAGCTTCGGCGGGGTTCTCACTGATGGCCTCGGTGGCGGAGGCGGCGGCAAAAAAGACTGTGCAGATAACGAAAAGGACGGCGATGGTGTTCTTCATTGTATCCTCCATTACAGGGCCGGGGTTAGCCACCGGGAAGTAGAATTTACTTTACTCCGGCTTCGCGGACTTGTCCAGCTCCACGACACGGACCCCGGCGGGCGGCGTCAGGTCGAAGAGATTCCCGGGCAGTGCGGGGTTCACCTCCTGGGAGGAGAAGGATATTTCCACCGAGGAGTCGGCGTAATTTTCCAAAAGTATCCGGTAGGGGCGCAGGAGGCCGTCCGTCTCGGCGTAATCGGAATAGACGATCCGCAGGGCGGGCGCGTCGTCGGAGTCGTAGAGCACCTGCTCCAGCGGCACGGGCGCGGCGGGGTCCACCGTCATCAAAAGGGCCCGCGTACCGTCCTCCCGGCGCAGAGCCAGGCGCGTCGGATCGCCCTCGTTCTCCTGCCGCACGTAGCGGACGGTGCCATCGAAGCCTTCGCCCCGGACCAGCGGCTCGGCCAGGAGCGCCCGAATCAACAGGTCCAGATCCAGCGGCACCCCGACGAGCCTCTCCACGTTCCCCGGCGAGGCCGCGCCCTCGGCCCACACCCCGTCGGCGACGTAGTGCACCGCCATCCGGCCGCCGGTGACGCGCGTCACCACGGCGATCTCCCCCATAGGCCCGAGGCTTTCGACGTAGACCGAGTCCGGGCGGGCGAAGGCCAGGCCGTGTTCCGTGGCTGGCAGAACGCCGTCGGGCGTGCGAGCGGTCAGGGTGACCACCCCCGAGGCCGACTCCAGCCGCCGGGCGTAGGCGTCCATTTCCCCGAGAAGCTCTTCGGCGGTGACCTTCGGCGGAGTTGTGATAACCGGCTCCGGTCCCGGCACGCAGGAGGTCAGAGCGGCGCAAAGTGTTGAAATG encodes the following:
- a CDS encoding energy transducer TonB, with product MKNTIAVLFVICTVFFAAASATEAISENPAEAYAKAAYDALVNAYDVYAAAPDEAARASAYAVYTAALDEAALAAAHAAYAEYEAIATPRTLDSPGYRKIIEDYAADWAAENDLIARAAAHERNEKANAAYDATYKIYADKAYAEYSARVEAAYNEHNTYKAEAVAGNYYSSAYEQLIDVILDAAISDAQDYLDNALSAAISHANEARNAPSAAADYITTDETAAAADNTNQTQPEKISAPDPVYPPALKAEGWSGTCSIGLYIDEAGNVGKVWVIRSTGKAEADQAAIEAAWASQWEPATQNGVPIAQKISITYEF